In Pedobacter sp. W3I1, one DNA window encodes the following:
- a CDS encoding TIGR01212 family radical SAM protein (This family includes YhcC from E. coli K-12, an uncharacterized radical SAM protein.) encodes MGTLVDSGIKGYKNYGTHLREKYKGQRVFKVIVDGGFTCPNRDGSKGYGGCTYCNVDSFTPEPSRKNPNIKDQLAEGMLRAKTSYKADKYIVYFQPNTNTYAPVHYLKMMYDEALLINTEDIVGFAVGTRPDCIDAEKVALLESYTDRFDVDLEMGMESIYDETLNQINRGCSHSEFVAAVELLKDSKLDLCVHTIFGFPWETREQMHGYIHEINRFPQIKFVKFHHLHVVEGSIMGAKYKKEPFKLFSLEEYTDLLCELIPLLRPDIVIQRLFGISDWDLLIAPNWGLNKSAIQTYMDKEIERRGVVQGSAYFS; translated from the coding sequence ATGGGAACACTAGTAGATTCAGGGATAAAGGGATATAAAAATTACGGTACACATTTGCGCGAAAAGTATAAGGGGCAACGTGTGTTTAAAGTAATTGTAGATGGTGGTTTTACCTGCCCCAATCGCGATGGCAGCAAGGGGTATGGTGGATGTACTTATTGTAATGTAGATTCTTTTACACCAGAACCTTCACGTAAAAATCCAAATATTAAAGATCAGCTTGCCGAAGGCATGTTAAGGGCTAAAACTTCTTATAAAGCTGATAAGTATATTGTTTATTTTCAGCCGAACACCAATACTTATGCGCCGGTACATTATTTAAAGATGATGTACGATGAAGCCTTATTAATTAATACCGAAGATATTGTGGGTTTTGCGGTGGGTACCCGCCCTGATTGTATCGATGCCGAAAAGGTAGCTTTATTAGAAAGTTATACCGATCGTTTTGATGTAGACTTGGAAATGGGTATGGAATCTATTTATGACGAAACCCTTAACCAGATTAACAGAGGCTGTAGTCATAGCGAATTTGTTGCTGCGGTAGAGCTTTTAAAAGACAGTAAGCTCGATCTGTGTGTGCATACTATTTTTGGCTTCCCCTGGGAAACCAGAGAACAAATGCATGGTTATATTCACGAAATTAATCGTTTTCCGCAGATTAAGTTTGTGAAATTCCATCACCTTCATGTTGTAGAGGGCTCGATAATGGGTGCCAAATACAAAAAAGAGCCCTTTAAGCTATTCTCGCTTGAAGAATATACCGACTTACTTTGCGAGTTAATCCCTCTATTGCGTCCTGATATTGTTATTCAGCGTCTTTTTGGAATTTCTGACTGGGATTTGTTAATTGCACCGAACTGGGGGCTTAACAAATCGGCAATTCAAACCTATATGGATAAAGAAATTGAAAGAAGAGGTGTAGTTCAAGGTTCTGCGTATTTTTCATAA
- a CDS encoding ammonium transporter: protein MSKFSFKQYAPFAILMIVAIFALFIPLLPNFDEGKYSAPDIAFILIAAALVFLMTPGLAFFYGGMVHRKNVLSTMIKSVVAAGVITVLWTVVGFSLAFGDTIGGFIGNPTTFLFFKGVNSGAPHLQGGADLTIPLSLFAVFQLMFAIITPGLVVGAVAERIRFTSYILFIVLFAIFVYSPLAHWTWHPQGFLFKMGVLDFAGGTVVHISAGMAALAGALVLKRRKSHLEHKEVPPANIPYVLIGTGLLWFGWFGFNAGSALSAGSLAVSAFLTTNTAAGAAGLSWMFFDVARGKKPSVLGFCIGAVVGLVAITPGAGFVSISSSIFIGAIAAVISNLVVSWKQKTSLDDTLDVFPCHGVGGIVGMLLTGVFATKTVNAAGADGLFYGNPAFFITQLKGAVIVIIFSFVVSFIIFKLVNLINPIRVSDEEEEMGLDASQHDEKYSQGTLLVEERAIYIERNSPLTEPIS from the coding sequence ATGAGTAAATTCTCCTTTAAACAGTACGCGCCTTTTGCGATATTGATGATTGTCGCAATTTTCGCTCTATTTATTCCACTTCTCCCTAATTTTGATGAAGGCAAGTATAGTGCACCTGATATTGCATTCATATTAATCGCCGCTGCTTTAGTATTTTTAATGACTCCAGGTCTTGCATTCTTTTATGGTGGAATGGTTCATCGTAAAAATGTATTATCTACCATGATTAAAAGTGTTGTAGCCGCAGGAGTAATTACCGTTTTATGGACAGTAGTTGGATTTAGTTTAGCCTTTGGAGATACCATTGGTGGTTTTATCGGAAACCCTACAACATTCCTTTTCTTTAAAGGTGTAAATTCTGGAGCACCGCATCTTCAGGGAGGAGCAGACTTAACTATTCCGCTTTCTTTATTTGCTGTGTTTCAATTAATGTTTGCCATTATCACACCAGGTTTAGTAGTTGGAGCGGTTGCTGAGCGTATCCGTTTTACTTCGTACATTCTGTTTATTGTTTTGTTCGCCATATTTGTTTATTCTCCGTTAGCTCACTGGACATGGCATCCACAAGGTTTCTTGTTTAAAATGGGTGTGTTAGATTTTGCAGGTGGTACGGTAGTACACATTTCTGCTGGTATGGCTGCATTAGCTGGTGCATTGGTTTTAAAACGTAGAAAATCTCACTTAGAGCATAAAGAAGTTCCACCTGCAAATATCCCTTACGTATTAATTGGTACAGGTTTATTATGGTTCGGTTGGTTTGGTTTTAATGCAGGTTCTGCATTAAGCGCAGGTAGCTTGGCTGTTTCGGCATTTTTAACCACAAATACTGCTGCAGGCGCTGCGGGTTTATCCTGGATGTTCTTTGATGTAGCAAGAGGTAAAAAACCATCAGTATTAGGTTTTTGTATCGGGGCAGTAGTTGGTTTAGTGGCCATTACGCCAGGTGCAGGTTTTGTAAGTATTTCATCAAGTATATTTATTGGTGCTATTGCTGCAGTGATTTCTAACCTTGTGGTTTCATGGAAACAAAAAACCAGCTTAGATGATACTTTAGATGTTTTTCCTTGTCATGGTGTGGGTGGTATCGTTGGTATGTTGTTAACTGGTGTTTTTGCTACAAAAACAGTGAATGCTGCTGGTGCTGATGGCTTATTTTATGGTAATCCAGCTTTCTTTATTACACAATTAAAAGGTGCTGTAATCGTAATCATCTTCAGTTTCGTTGTATCATTCATTATTTTCAAACTGGTAAATCTTATCAATCCAATCAGGGTTTCTGATGAAGAAGAAGAAATGGGTCTTGATGCATCTCAACACGATGAAAAATACTCTCAAGGTACCTTGTTAGTTGAAGAAAGAGCGATCTATATCGAAAGAAACAGTCCATTAACAGAACCAATTTCTTAA
- a CDS encoding porin, translating to MKKLLTAIFAMASTTCALAQETPTSPLEISGSVDTYFKYDFAKNPLNGKTSFVTDHNSVSLGMIDIALKKKTGKASFVGELSFGPRGQSQSIPDAAAAGSSFNIQNLYVNYEFTDQFSMTAGYMGTFIGYEVISPVGNFNYSTSYLFTNGPFQNAGIKATYKFSDKVSLMAGLFNDWNVYSASRGVSAIGGQLMVAPVEGWTAYINALSGAGFGGYGTIIDLTTSYQITEKFKLGLNAANYDIKDSSVPGSYAGAALYPQFAVLDAVTLGLRGEYFKFKAAGAVPATAFTAVTLTANIKSGGLTFIPEVRLDHNSDKPFFKEGGAAAPNGGQFSLAAVYAF from the coding sequence ATGAAGAAACTTTTAACCGCTATTTTTGCAATGGCCAGCACTACGTGTGCCCTGGCTCAGGAAACCCCTACATCACCACTTGAAATTTCAGGGTCGGTAGATACGTACTTTAAATATGATTTTGCTAAAAATCCATTAAACGGAAAAACATCTTTTGTAACTGATCACAACTCGGTATCCTTAGGGATGATTGATATTGCTTTGAAGAAAAAAACAGGTAAGGCTTCATTTGTTGGAGAGTTGTCTTTTGGTCCAAGAGGACAATCACAATCTATTCCTGATGCCGCTGCTGCAGGTTCTTCATTTAATATTCAGAATTTATATGTTAACTACGAGTTTACAGATCAATTTAGCATGACTGCTGGTTACATGGGTACCTTTATTGGGTATGAAGTAATCTCTCCGGTTGGAAATTTCAACTATTCTACCTCATACCTGTTTACCAATGGGCCATTCCAAAATGCCGGTATTAAAGCAACTTATAAATTCAGTGATAAGGTAAGTTTAATGGCTGGTTTATTTAATGATTGGAATGTTTATTCAGCATCTAGAGGTGTTTCGGCTATCGGTGGCCAGTTAATGGTTGCTCCGGTTGAAGGCTGGACCGCTTATATCAATGCTCTATCCGGTGCTGGTTTTGGCGGGTATGGAACGATTATCGATTTAACTACTTCTTATCAAATTACAGAGAAATTTAAATTGGGTTTAAATGCAGCCAATTATGATATCAAAGATAGCTCGGTACCAGGAAGTTATGCTGGTGCGGCTTTATACCCTCAATTTGCTGTATTGGATGCAGTAACTTTAGGTTTAAGAGGTGAGTACTTCAAATTTAAAGCGGCAGGTGCAGTTCCGGCTACAGCTTTTACTGCAGTAACGCTTACCGCAAACATTAAATCTGGTGGTTTAACCTTTATCCCAGAGGTTAGATTAGACCACAACAGCGACAAACCTTTCTTCAAAGAAGGTGGCGCTGCAGCACCAAATGGAGGTCAGTTCTCTTTAGCAGCTGTTTACGCTTTTTAA
- a CDS encoding DUF4468 domain-containing protein — MKYLLFIILALFSIQLSAQQKQFSKDDNGKFIYYQVVDSLQLNKDTLLQRAKSFIHVAYKKSMTQENSTDSSVLAKGTMVIDKTILVAGHPSGEVSYSFVFEARNGKYRFWLTDLLFIPYQRDRYGNFVATTKIGVPLERTPGKLGAGAWKDILNSTYNKIEKFGDDFKKYLAANRVEKAKKKTETISTKKW, encoded by the coding sequence ATGAAATACCTTCTTTTTATTATTCTTGCTCTTTTTTCGATTCAATTATCCGCACAACAGAAACAGTTTTCGAAAGATGATAATGGTAAATTTATCTATTATCAGGTAGTCGATTCGCTACAGCTGAATAAAGATACTTTATTGCAAAGGGCCAAATCTTTTATCCATGTAGCCTATAAAAAATCGATGACTCAGGAAAATAGCACCGATTCTTCTGTTTTAGCCAAAGGAACGATGGTAATTGATAAAACCATTTTGGTTGCTGGTCACCCTAGCGGGGAGGTGAGCTATAGTTTTGTTTTTGAGGCACGTAATGGAAAATATAGATTCTGGTTAACCGATCTGTTGTTTATTCCATACCAAAGAGACCGTTATGGAAATTTTGTAGCCACTACAAAAATCGGCGTGCCTTTAGAGCGTACACCTGGCAAATTGGGTGCTGGGGCATGGAAAGATATTTTAAACAGTACCTATAATAAAATCGAAAAATTCGGTGATGATTTTAAAAAGTATTTGGCAGCCAATAGGGTAGAGAAAGCCAAGAAAAAGACAGAAACCATTTCTACTAAAAAATGGTAA
- a CDS encoding SRPBCC family protein — protein sequence MKTYRLEFTQKLPVDLDTAWDFFSSPMNLAEITPQDMTFDVTSPNMVNTKMYPGLIITYKVSPLFGIKLNWVTEITHVKDKEYFIDEQRFGPFAFWHHQHHFEKVDGGVLIHDTLHYSIGWGPIGIMANALIVNNKINEIFKFRYQKVEDLFGKF from the coding sequence TTGAAAACCTATAGATTAGAATTTACCCAAAAACTCCCTGTTGATCTGGACACCGCCTGGGACTTTTTTTCTTCGCCCATGAACCTGGCCGAAATTACTCCACAAGATATGACCTTTGATGTAACCTCACCAAATATGGTCAATACTAAAATGTATCCCGGCCTGATCATCACCTATAAGGTTTCGCCCTTGTTCGGTATTAAATTAAACTGGGTCACGGAGATCACACATGTTAAGGATAAGGAATATTTTATCGATGAGCAACGCTTTGGGCCTTTTGCATTCTGGCATCACCAGCATCATTTCGAAAAAGTAGATGGTGGTGTATTAATTCACGATACTTTGCATTATAGCATTGGCTGGGGACCAATAGGCATCATGGCAAATGCTTTGATCGTAAATAATAAAATCAACGAAATTTTTAAATTCCGCTATCAAAAAGTGGAGGATTTATTTGGAAAATTTTAG
- a CDS encoding ribonuclease H-like YkuK family protein, giving the protein MTWKKFNGEIIQSSILEEIEKAIIRESENGFKLKVCIGTDSQVKGAITDFATVIVLLREHHGGFMYIHQEKSTQQVSIKERMLMEVQKSIETAYSICDLLDIYDVALEVHADINTSPSFKSNKALNDAMGYILSMGFIFKAKPEAFASSTCADKMVH; this is encoded by the coding sequence ATGACGTGGAAAAAATTTAATGGTGAAATTATTCAATCTTCGATCCTGGAAGAAATAGAAAAAGCAATTATCAGAGAAAGCGAAAACGGCTTTAAGCTTAAAGTTTGTATTGGTACCGATTCGCAGGTAAAAGGCGCAATAACCGATTTTGCAACCGTAATTGTGCTGTTAAGAGAGCATCATGGCGGCTTTATGTATATTCACCAGGAAAAAAGCACACAGCAGGTAAGCATTAAGGAAAGAATGTTGATGGAAGTACAAAAATCTATAGAAACAGCTTATTCCATCTGCGATTTACTTGATATTTATGATGTAGCCCTTGAAGTACATGCGGATATCAACACCAGTCCATCGTTTAAATCGAACAAAGCACTTAACGATGCGATGGGATATATTTTAAGTATGGGCTTTATATTTAAGGCTAAACCAGAAGCATTTGCAAGCTCAACCTGTGCGGATAAGATGGTGCATTAA
- a CDS encoding DEAD/DEAH box helicase, which produces MIENALKKLNITALNEMQESSVKAAKTGKDVILIAPTGSGKTLAFLLPLLSNLKAGVKGVQALVLVPSRELALQIEQVFKQMGTSFKVNCCYGGHAVRIEKNNLAHPPAVLIGTPGRIAYHLEHQNFDESFIETLVLDEFDKALEFGFENDMSYIIGSLLSLKQRMLTSATKMEEVPAFVKLNAPVEVDFSKNVQIKPDLKLKKITAPAADKLDFLFRLLSKIGSKNTLVFCNHRETVDRISDLLFENGLGHDVFHGGMEQFDREKALLKFRNGSHRILITTDLAARGLDIPEVEHIVHYQLPYTEDAYIHRNGRTARMHAKGTAYAILTTEEHYKYLPDDIEEEVLSEQYKLPEASDWVTLYIAHGKKDKINKIDIVGLFLQKGNLTKEDLGLIEVKDTTSYVAVKRNKVEKLLKALSGEKIKGKKLKLEVAS; this is translated from the coding sequence ATGATAGAAAATGCCTTAAAAAAATTAAACATTACTGCACTTAATGAGATGCAGGAGTCTTCTGTAAAAGCAGCCAAGACTGGTAAAGATGTAATATTGATTGCGCCAACGGGTTCGGGGAAAACGCTGGCCTTTTTATTGCCATTACTTTCCAACCTTAAAGCCGGAGTTAAGGGAGTGCAGGCCTTAGTCTTGGTTCCTTCGAGAGAGCTTGCCTTGCAAATAGAGCAGGTTTTTAAACAAATGGGTACTTCATTTAAGGTAAACTGCTGTTATGGTGGTCACGCTGTACGGATAGAAAAAAATAATCTTGCACATCCTCCCGCCGTCTTAATCGGGACACCTGGTAGGATAGCTTACCATTTAGAGCATCAAAACTTTGACGAATCTTTTATCGAAACTTTAGTTTTAGACGAATTTGATAAGGCACTTGAGTTTGGCTTTGAAAATGATATGTCTTACATCATTGGCTCGCTGCTTTCGCTAAAACAGCGTATGCTTACTTCTGCGACCAAAATGGAAGAAGTTCCGGCTTTTGTAAAGTTAAATGCACCTGTTGAAGTAGATTTTTCGAAAAATGTTCAGATTAAGCCAGATTTAAAGCTTAAAAAAATAACTGCACCTGCGGCCGATAAATTAGATTTCCTTTTTAGGTTACTCAGTAAGATAGGCAGTAAAAACACATTGGTTTTCTGTAATCACAGGGAAACGGTGGATCGGATAAGTGATCTACTTTTCGAAAATGGTTTAGGTCATGACGTTTTTCATGGTGGGATGGAACAGTTCGATCGTGAAAAGGCATTGCTTAAATTTAGAAATGGTAGCCATCGGATTTTAATTACAACAGATCTGGCTGCCCGAGGTCTCGACATTCCCGAAGTTGAACATATTGTACATTACCAATTGCCTTACACTGAAGATGCCTATATCCATCGCAATGGTAGAACAGCAAGGATGCATGCAAAAGGAACGGCCTACGCCATTTTAACTACAGAAGAACATTATAAATATTTACCTGATGATATTGAGGAAGAAGTTTTATCTGAACAATATAAGTTACCAGAAGCAAGCGATTGGGTAACTTTATATATTGCACATGGCAAGAAGGATAAAATTAACAAAATTGATATTGTAGGTTTATTTTTGCAGAAAGGTAATTTAACAAAAGAAGATCTTGGCCTGATCGAAGTTAAAGATACGACCAGTTATGTGGCTGTTAAGAGAAACAAAGTAGAGAAATTATTGAAAGCCTTAAGTGGTGAAAAAATTAAAGGAAAAAAACTTAAATTAGAAGTGGCGAGTTAG
- a CDS encoding DUF1456 family protein, with the protein MSNNDILKKLRVALSLKTEDIITICDLVGFKVTKAELGDIFRNEDHENFKPCGDQILRNFLNGLVIYKRGPRDEKKQ; encoded by the coding sequence ATGAGCAACAACGATATATTAAAAAAACTACGAGTAGCCTTATCATTAAAAACAGAAGACATTATAACCATTTGCGATCTCGTTGGATTTAAGGTAACCAAGGCAGAACTAGGCGATATTTTCAGAAATGAAGACCATGAGAATTTTAAACCTTGCGGCGATCAGATTCTGCGTAATTTTTTAAATGGTCTTGTAATTTATAAAAGAGGTCCGAGGGATGAGAAAAAGCAATAA